Genomic window (Aquimarina sp. BL5):
TTCATTAGCTAACAACACATATCCCATTGCTGGAACAACTACTGATGATGCTATAACATGTGTTTCTGTAGTAGAAGTTTCATCTTTAATGATCCAACTTTGTATATCAATTGGACTTCCTGTGGTATTATATAGCTCAAAATATTCTCCATTAGGATCATTTCCAGCAGCTGATGGGTTTTGCATCACTTCTGTAATGATAATATCACCAACGTTTGCACATGTCGCAACCGGAGATACTGTACCACTTAATCCAATGGTTTCATCCATTGCTACGCCAGTTGAAGATACTGTAATGTCTCCTGTATATGAATTAGCAGTAAGACCAGATACCATTCTTACGAAAATTTCAGTATTATTTACAGTTCCCGTAGTTGGCATAATAGAAACAGAAGATCCAAAACCAGTTCCTGTAGTTAGCGAAACTTCAAAATTCATTGGTGCAGTTACAGTAATGTCATTAGTAAGGAATAAACCTTCTACATTAAAACTGTCTTCAGCAGAAGGACCTGCTCCTTCAAAATATGAAAAATCACCAATAAATCCAGTAATTGTAAATTGAGGATCAGCCGGAGAAACAGTTCCGCTTAATGCCACAGTTTGATCAGCGGCTCCTGTAGATGATGCAGTAGCATCTCCCATATAAGAATTAGATGTTAAACCAGCCGCTAAACGTACAAAAATTGTAGTAGTTGCGATTGTTCCCATGTTAGGAGTAATTGCAACGGAAGATCCAAAACCAGTTCCTGTAGTTAGTGATACTTCAAAATTCATTGGAGCAGTTACTGTAAGATCTGTGGTTAAGTTTAAAGCAGAAACTGTAAACGTACCCTCATTAGAAGGACCATTTGCTTCAAAATAATCTAACCCTGAAACTGCACCACCAACATTTATTGTAGGTGTTGTAGACACAGTAGTTGTATATGTACCGATACCACCGATAAGTGTTTCAAATGTATCTGCGCCACCTTGACAAGTTCCAAGATTGTTTAAAGTTCTTACTCCAGGTATCGTCCAGTTTACTTCTATAAAGCCAGCATCAGGCCCTGTTCCATCAACTCGTTTAGCATAAGAATCCGCATATTCCCAAGTAGCACCAGTTCCATCTGTACCATCTACACCGTATTGATCTACCGTTGCACCAGAACTATTTAATATAATTCTAACTCTATCATCTCCATTAAGGTTTATAGTATTAGAGGTAATAATATTAGCAGTAGCCAATGAGGGGAATTCTGAAGTAATACTAGTTGCGCTTCCCGTAGTAGTGATATAAACAAACCCGTCTGTTACTGTTCCAAGTCCAGAAAGATCCTGAGTGTTTCCCCAAGTTGTACCAGCATTAATTTGATTTTCTAAAGAGTATAAAGAAAAATCAACCATTCCGTCAGCATAAATCTCTAATAATTTCGGATTTCCTCCAGAACAATCTCCATCCACAATAGCAGTTATTATGGGGTTTTGACCATAAGAAGCTAAAGAGAGTGTAATAGTAAAAAGTAAAAAATAAAGTTTTTTCATAATAGTAATTATAATTGAGTGAAAATTGAGCGTTAAATATACGAAGAAATAAGAAGGGTAAAACCATAGGTTTTAGTAATTTATCAACCTTAATTATTACGTAACAATAATTTTACTTTTGTAAGCTAAAGTTAATAGTTTATTCGGAAGAAACATCGATTGCTAAGGAAACACCTTAAAAATAATTAATTGACTTAATTGATGTAAAAAGGCATTAAAATTATTCTTAGAAACCACCAATTGGTAATCCATTAATATCTTGCACTGAAATAATGAATTCATTGATAAACTTTAGACAGATAATGGTATTAACTGATGTAACTGAGGGGCAGGTTCTGTAGTGTCATCAATTTACGAATAACCATCAAAAGGCGTAAAGATACATGTTAAGGGCCTAATTTTTAATACTCTATTTTTATTGGTAATAATGATAAAGACACCAAATTATCTCATTACGAGTTCAGAAAAGCAATACTATGAACAGCAACAATAGCAGCAGTTTCTGTTCTCAGTCTAGTTTCTCCTAAAGTAACTGGTTTATAACCAGTTTTTATTGCCTTTTCAATCTCTTTAGTAGAAAAATCACCTTCAGGACCAATTAATATGGTAGTACTGTTTTTTAGGATCAATATATCTTTTAATGATTGCTTTTTTGTTTCCTCACAATGTGCCATAAGCAATTGATCCTTGTTTTCTTTTTGAATAAAATCCGAAAATGAAATGGCAGGATTCAATTTTGGTAAATAATTTTGTAAAGACTGTTTCATTGCACTTTGTAAAATACGTTCAAAACGTTCTAGTTTTACAACTTTTCTCTCACTATGATCACAAATGATTGGTGTGATTTCATCAATTCCAATTTCGGTGGCTTTTTCCAAAAACCATTCATATCGATCGTTCATTTTAGTTGGTGCAACTGCAAGATGTAATCGATAGTTTTTAGGAGTTTTGAGTTCTTTATGTTCTAGTTGTATAATACATTTATTAGGGCTAGAAAAAGTTATTACTCCTTTGCAAAGTAACCCTGATCCATTTGTGATCTGCAGAGTGTCACCTTCCTTTTTTCGTAATACTTTAGAAATATGTTTACTTTCTTCTCTAGAGAACTCGAATTCATCAATAGTTTCTGTAATATCTTTGCTATAGAATAATTGCATATTATAATAGACGATTACTAATTGTATATTGGATTAAAACTAGTTAAGTAGTATCATTTCAGTTTTCTGCTACTTAATACTTACTACTAAATTAAAACTTAATTCTGGCCTTGGCCACAACACTCATATCAGTAAAATCTTTTTTAAGATATTTTAGATACCCAACGATCCCGATCATGGCGGCATTATCCGTGGTGTATTCAAATTTTGGTACAAAAGTCTTCCAACCATATTTATGTTCTCCTTCTTTCAATGCTTTTCGGATCCCAGAGTTGGCAGAAACACCACCACCAATGGCAATAGATTTTATTCCAGTCTCTTTGGATGCTTTTTTTAGCTTATCAATTAAGATATTAATAATTGTATATTGAATAGATGCACAAACATCTTCTAGGTTTTCATTAATAAAATTAGGATTTTCCTTTACCTGCTTTTGAACAAAATATAACACTCCAGTTTTAAGTCCGCTAAAACTAAAAT
Coding sequences:
- a CDS encoding 16S rRNA (uracil(1498)-N(3))-methyltransferase: MQLFYSKDITETIDEFEFSREESKHISKVLRKKEGDTLQITNGSGLLCKGVITFSSPNKCIIQLEHKELKTPKNYRLHLAVAPTKMNDRYEWFLEKATEIGIDEITPIICDHSERKVVKLERFERILQSAMKQSLQNYLPKLNPAISFSDFIQKENKDQLLMAHCEETKKQSLKDILILKNSTTILIGPEGDFSTKEIEKAIKTGYKPVTLGETRLRTETAAIVAVHSIAFLNS
- a CDS encoding lamin tail domain-containing protein, translated to MKKLYFLLFTITLSLASYGQNPIITAIVDGDCSGGNPKLLEIYADGMVDFSLYSLENQINAGTTWGNTQDLSGLGTVTDGFVYITTTGSATSITSEFPSLATANIITSNTINLNGDDRVRIILNSSGATVDQYGVDGTDGTGATWEYADSYAKRVDGTGPDAGFIEVNWTIPGVRTLNNLGTCQGGADTFETLIGGIGTYTTTVSTTPTINVGGAVSGLDYFEANGPSNEGTFTVSALNLTTDLTVTAPMNFEVSLTTGTGFGSSVAITPNMGTIATTTIFVRLAAGLTSNSYMGDATASSTGAADQTVALSGTVSPADPQFTITGFIGDFSYFEGAGPSAEDSFNVEGLFLTNDITVTAPMNFEVSLTTGTGFGSSVSIMPTTGTVNNTEIFVRMVSGLTANSYTGDITVSSTGVAMDETIGLSGTVSPVATCANVGDIIITEVMQNPSAAGNDPNGEYFELYNTTGSPIDIQSWIIKDETSTTETHVIASSVVVPAMGYVLLANEATPNGGITPDYTYDVVSLGNSTDGLIIECSSTIIDQVIWDNGATFPDPTGASMELSINDLNSTANDDGANWAEAITSFGSGDLGTPGAANDNASTLSVDSFDEPTNNFAISPNPTNTGFVNITTKSNTTVNVSIFDMLGKQVISKTLNDTRLNVSDLNTGIYIVKLDQNGTSVTKKLVIK